In the genome of Carya illinoinensis cultivar Pawnee chromosome 13, C.illinoinensisPawnee_v1, whole genome shotgun sequence, the window aattttttaaataaaatatcattttattaaaaattaaaaatatttcatataataatttatatttaattatattataattactattaattaatttaaattttgtcttaAATCTTAATTTGTACTAAGCCGCCCCTTAATAGCGGCCCAGATTTTTATTCTAAAGAACATGAGTAGCAGCAGTCATGTTTTCtcgaaggaaaaatatagttgcaagcataattgtgcgcTAATTTGtgcatcaatgtgatgtgattggttaaaaagtagattttattaaaaataatattaatttaaatttaaagtatgaataaatcaatattaatacacagattagtgcacaactgtccttatatataacaaaactctttctcAAACTGCCATTCTACATTTGAAGGATGTCTCCTGCAAGCTGCAAGGCATTCTGCACAAAAATTCAACAGTAGGAAAAGACCGATAATGAGGATATGCATGCAGCCTGTGCGTGACACATGAgcaataattttattcattggaAGAAACCAATACAAAGATCACCTTATGCAGAGCGGCTACCTCTGTTGGGCGCGCTGTTGACAACAGTTTACTTTGGTAATTGTCCACTTCCTAAATAGTCACAATAGAATAGTTTTCTATGGTGACAATATCCGACACAATTATAAATCTCaacataatttcaaaatttccaaTTTTCTTAAGGGTCAACCGattatttcatttgaaaatattctattttattttattaatcttacatTATATTTTCAGAgatataaatagaaataaaaacacataaatgtttttaaaagtCATATCTTCATCTtggtttttgtaattttttaatttgaaaaaaaaataatgtttttaacTTCAATTTACATCTTAAATAAAAGTGGTCATTTTATGCCTTAAATAATTCAGATATGTTTGTAAAAATTATGTCATATGTTTCATTTtgtacaaaatatgaaaacatgttaatcaaatcaataattttgatcatttaggaaataaattaaaattttataaattacctttttcttttttctatgttatattatataaatttattttaaaaataaaaattgacactagtaaattattaatttaattgttaAAGAATCTCAAAAATTAAACCACAAAATGGGACtattctgtttttattttgaaaaatgattaggATTGTTACAATTTTACTACtcatttattacttattttgtatttaatttttttattttttattttatttaatggttaaaaaaatgattattaataaaattatatatttttttaatttttttaatagttaagaatattaaaaatgtatttaaaaaaaattcttaatatcttataattagTAAATGGGCAgtgatcttttaatttttattgggcAGTCGAGGCTGTGTACCATTCAGGCTTTCAGCCATCTCAGCGTTCGGCTTCAGCTTTCTCACGAAAAACAGAGATTTTTACACGCACCGAGTGGGGGAGAGAACTAAAGCAATGGAATTGGGCTTTGAAGAGAAGGACTTCCTAGCATGCTGCGGAAGCACCAAATTCGCCAAGGAAATGGCTTTGGCCTCCCCTTTCGCTTCACTGGAAGAAGCCGTCCGTGCCGCAAGAGACATATGGTTCAACAAGGTTGACGTTAATGCTTGGCTCCAAGCTTTTTCCGCTCATCCCCAGATCGGTGATTCCACCCCTACTTCCCACCACCACCGCACAAGTCCCACCAGCGCCCAGTTGAGTTCTTCGTTAAAATTTTAGTCTAAATTCCTTTACTTTATTATTCTTTTGAGTGATCGAGATCTTAGTGTAGTTGCATACTGTTTATTATAAGATTTCCCGCAAATTGAAAATCGGAGGAGGAATTAAGTGAAATGGCTTCTGTTGTTCCCAATTAATTTGTTGTCATCTCCAGCCCCTTCCCCATTCTCCTGCTTTTTGTGCCGTAGGaatgattatttttcttatttgccTTTGCAAGGCAAGTGATTGATCAAGAAAATTTTTGTAGGTGGAGCAAGGGAGAGCAATCGACTGCTGTTGCAACTGCTACTAGTTCTACCTTACAGGTTAGTATGCTGTCGCCACAAAATAGAATAGACTATTATCTATTTTAAGATATCGATGCCCCGCCCCCACCTCTGATGACTAGAGATATCTATCTGAAGATAGCCTGTACCTTCCTCATGATACATTTTTTGGAAACAAGCAAATCaaattgatgttttcttcttgcTATATATCAAGAACCTTCCAGAAAGAAGGGGAAAGGGGGGATGTCCACCACTTAATTCACTTAAATCTGCTCATCAGTCGTTGCATTAATATGTCTGCTTGGCCTGTGCAGGAACTCTCCGAATGGAATGCTCGATATAGGGAAAAGTTTGGTTTTGTATTTCTCATATGTGCATCCGGGAGAACTTCTGATGAAATACTTGCAGAATTGAAGGTAAATTTTAAGTTGAAGTTTAATTTTCAACCGAACATAATATGGTGAGCATGATTTTGTGGAAATACGATTGCCATCATTAAGTGCCAGAATTATCTTGGGTGTCTTAAGAGATTTTTCTCGTTCCATGTAATCGGTAAACAATTTCACGTATGGCAGTTCTTCTTTTGCTCTGTAGCGTAAATTTAATAGTGCTGGGAGATGGTTACCTGATTTTTGCCTATAATTTCATGAGATAGAGGAAACTATGGTGCTTGTTTAAAAACTATACTGTCTGACTTTACGTAATTGTTTCTCATATTGATCAACTGAATGTAAAATTGCACCTGATTTCTCTCTAGATGAAATTCATTTGGAAGGCCTTCGGAGTTTGTAGGTGGCTGTTTGGTGTAAATGGTTTTTGATTCTTTTATCTTTGCAGAATCGATACCCAAATAGGCCCATAATTGAGTTTGAGATTGCTGCTCAGGAGCAAATGAAAATAACGGAACTACGCCTTGCAAAGCTCTTTTCAAGCAAAGCTAAAGATACAATTGACCAGTATCCTGCAGTTGTTGCAAAGAAAGTAGAAGGTACTTATTTTTCGTTTTGTTTTAGAACAACTTTTTCTATATCTGAAAAGGGAATATACTTGGTCAAATTATTAAATCTCAGGTTTAGGTGTTGCTTTACCCCAACAGACACATTCTCTGAAGAAAATACTTTATAAACAAATACAGTGGGATAAATTGTAGGTGCAGTGTGGTGAGCTCTGTACCAGGTACAAAGGTCCTACACTTAGCGAGTTCTCCAAAAGGTGTGTGGTCCAGGATTGAACGGGCCTGCTTCCTAAATCTCAAAAATGTGCATcatataacaaaatttaaaagcGTTTGTCACATGCTATCAACTTTTTCCTAGTTTCTTTCTCCTTGAGATTAATTTATAGTTATAGTTACTCTGAAAATTCTTGCCTAGTTCTATGGCTCTTTGAAGTTTCTGTGATATCTTCCTTTTGCTTCCTACTTCTCCCCAACTTTTAATTGTTCACAACCCCATCCTGAGATAGGTCTCTTACCCTTCCTTACATGTTTTTCTATCATTTGAATTCATGCCAAATCTGTtccctttttcatttctttttttttttttagaagatcGTGTGAGCATTATTGGAGGCCATTTAAATGTCACTTCTGAAGCAACAGCTGTGAAAACATTTCAAATTCCAACTCGAACTCGTCCACCCATTACAACTCATGTCTTGGATGTTTCCCGAGGGTGTCCAGCTGCTGGGATTGAAGTACGATTGGAAATGTGGAAGGGCACTCAACCCCGTCCATTATTTGGTGAGACAGACATCGGAGGTTGGATCTTTCAAGGATCTTCAACTACAGATAATGATGGACGAAGTGGTCAATTGACGAGCATAGTTAATGTAGTGGACCCTGGGATATACAGAATAAGTTTCAACACTGGTAAGTACAACCCAG includes:
- the LOC122292772 gene encoding uric acid degradation bifunctional protein TTL isoform X1, producing the protein MELGFEEKDFLACCGSTKFAKEMALASPFASLEEAVRAARDIWFNKVDVNAWLQAFSAHPQIGDSTPTSHHHRTSPTSAQWSKGEQSTAVATATSSTLQELSEWNARYREKFGFVFLICASGRTSDEILAELKNRYPNRPIIEFEIAAQEQMKITELRLAKLFSSKAKDTIDQYPAVVAKKVEEDRVSIIGGHLNVTSEATAVKTFQIPTRTRPPITTHVLDVSRGCPAAGIEVRLEMWKGTQPRPLFGETDIGGWIFQGSSTTDNDGRSGQLTSIVNVVDPGIYRISFNTGKYNPAGFFPYVSVVFEIRESQGKEHFHVPLLLSPFSFSTYRGS
- the LOC122292772 gene encoding uric acid degradation bifunctional protein TTL isoform X2, encoding MELGFEEKDFLACCGSTKFAKEMALASPFASLEEAVRAARDIWFNKVDVNAWLQAFSAHPQIGDSTPTSHHHRTSPTSAQWSKGEQSTAVATATSSTLQELSEWNARYREKFGFVFLICASGRTSDEILAELKNRYPNRPIIEFEIAAQEQMKITELRLAKLFSSKAKDTIDQYPAVVAKKVEDRVSIIGGHLNVTSEATAVKTFQIPTRTRPPITTHVLDVSRGCPAAGIEVRLEMWKGTQPRPLFGETDIGGWIFQGSSTTDNDGRSGQLTSIVNVVDPGIYRISFNTGKYNPAGFFPYVSVVFEIRESQGKEHFHVPLLLSPFSFSTYRGS